One genomic window of Quercus robur chromosome 6, dhQueRobu3.1, whole genome shotgun sequence includes the following:
- the LOC126688491 gene encoding probable glutathione S-transferase has translation MAEVKLHGTWYSPFLYRVIWALKLKGISYEYIEEDLSNKSPLLLQYSPVHKKIPVLVHSGKPICESMIIIEYIEEKWPQTPLLPSDPYERAKARFWVKFFEEKAPAIWPLYRSTGEEKKKALKDSLEMLKIVEEQGLGEKKFFGGESIGIVDIAFGAIAHWFGVFEDVVEVKVLEAHAFPRLHAWKENFEEVPVIKENLPDRDKMLDHFKKRRMEILSASQ, from the exons ATGGCTGAGGTGAAGCTACATGGAACATGGTATAGTCCATTTCTTTACAGAGTGATATGGGCTTTGAAACTAAAGGGTATATCATATGAATACATTGAAGAAGATCTGTCCAACAAAAGTCCTCTGCTTCTGCAGTATAGTCCTGTGCACAAGAAAATCCCAGTACTTGTTCACAGTGGAAAACCAATTTGCGAGTCCATGATAATCATTGAATATATTGAAGAGAAATGGCCACAGACTCCCTTGCTGCCAAGTGACCCTTATGAGAGAGCCAAGGCTCgattttgggttaaattttttgaagaaaag GCTCCTGCAATTTGGCCACTATACCGATCCACTGGCgaggaaaaaaagaaggccCTGAAGGACAGTTTGGAAATGCTGAAAATTGTGGAAGAGCAGGGTCTAGGTGAGAAGAAATTTTTCGGTGGAGAGAGCATTGgtattgtggacatagcatttggAGCGATTGCTCACTGGTTTGGAGTCTTTGAAGATGTAGTTGAAGTGAAAGTGCTTGAGGCCCATGCATTTCCTCGCTTGCATGCATGGAAAGAGAATTTTGAGGAAGTTCCTGTAATCAAAGAAAATCTTCCTGATCGTGATAAAATGTTAGACCATTTCAAGAAGAGGCGTATGGAAATTTTGTCTGCATCTCAGTGA
- the LOC126690105 gene encoding LOW QUALITY PROTEIN: B3 domain-containing protein At1g49475-like (The sequence of the model RefSeq protein was modified relative to this genomic sequence to represent the inferred CDS: deleted 2 bases in 1 codon; substituted 2 bases at 2 genomic stop codons): MEIGGLERRCGACDGCGVDGVLALVLLGFDRERKKKKEEEEKKEETAETMKEKERRKKMRYWKKNARRDHGNAPSDLIGKDSHFFKIILDETLRVGRLTIPKMFVRKYGENLSSPIFLKLPNDAKWKVELTKCNDEVWLQKGWKEFAECYSLKQGHFVVFRYEGNSHFQVLIFDETATEIDYHSNSSHGHKDGKFDEKYEVPNMEDNDESDSSVQILANFPLHPKPRDTSLLRSSHVVGDLTXKXSTYTSARIVSQKSNVRIRIRKLTRKDKAKALKKVASAFKSKNPYFMVVTQPSFIQAYDSVSF; encoded by the exons ATGGAGATCGGTGGATTGGAGAGGCGTTGTGGTGCTTGTGATGGCTGTGGTGTTGATGGAGTTCTTGCTTTGGTGCTTCTGGGCTTTGACcgtgagagaaagaagaagaaagaagaggaagaaaagaaagaggaaacaGCAGAGacaatgaaagagaaagaaagaagaaagaaaatgagatattGGAAAAAGAACGC CCGGAGAGACCATGGTAATGCCCCATCCGATCTTATTGGAAAGGACTCGCATTTTTTCAAGATTATTCTCGATGAAACTCTTCGTGTTGGAAGGCTT ACGATTCCAAAAATGTTTGTAAGGAAATACGGAGAAAATTTGTCAAGCCCTATATTTCTTAAGCTTCCAAATGATGCAAAATGGAAAGTAGAATTGACAAAATGCAATGATGAGGTTTGGTTACAAAAGGGTTGGAAAGAATTTGCCGAGTGTTACTCTCTAAAGCAGGGACACTTTGTAGTTTTCAGATATGAGGGAAATTCTCATTTTCAAGTGCTCATATTTGATGAGACTGCAACGGAAATAGACTATCATTCCAATAGCTCCCATGGTCATAAGGATGGTAAGtttgatgaaaaatatgaaGTTCCTAATATGGAAGATAATGATGAGAGTGATAGTTCTGTTCAAATCTTAGCTAACTTTCCTCTACACCCAAAGCCAAGGGATACATCACTCTTACGGTCTTCCCATGTCGTGGGCGACCTCACATGAAAATG AAGTACTTATACAAGTGCAAGAATTGTGAGCCAGAAATCTAACGTTCGTATAAGGATCCGAAAATTGACTAGGAAAGACAAAGCAAAAGCTCTTAAGAAAGTAGCAAGTGCCTTCAAATCGAAAAATCCTTATTTCATGGTGGTCACGCAGCCATCTTTCATTCAAGCGTATGACTCGGTAAGCTTTTAA